From Coffea arabica cultivar ET-39 chromosome 10e, Coffea Arabica ET-39 HiFi, whole genome shotgun sequence, one genomic window encodes:
- the LOC113712387 gene encoding F-box protein At1g47056-like: protein MGQSASSIAGAQALHHHHRPSKPRSTAAVISTGMKIHNYIENDPDADPADVFTGEGLADYISNLPDECLAYIFQSLSSGDRKRCSLVCRRWLLVEGQSRHRLSLNAQAELLTFIPSIFTRFDAVTKLALKCDRRSASIGDDALVLISLKCRKLTRLKLRACRELSDAGIAEFTKNCKNLKKLSCGSCHFGAKGMNAVLNNCAGLEELSVKRLRGITDGAAAEPIGPGVAAASLKVICLKELYNGQCFGPMIIGAKNLRTLKLFRCSGDWDKLLEVIADRVDGLVEVHLERLQVSDVGLMAISNCLNLEILHLVKTPECTNEGLKTVAEHCKLLRKLHIDGWKTNRISDDGLIAVAKNCPNVQELVLIGVNPTRMSLEKLATGCLNLERLALCGSETVGDAELSCIAQKCIALKKLCIKSCPVSDHGMEALAGGCPNLVKVKVKKCRAVTSEGADWLRASRGSLAVNLDATEPENMDASASDSGAQEGGGAENHQVGGQGGRANIASSSTGRSTSFKARLGLLTGRRLVSCTFRRWSSFGGSSRNT from the coding sequence ATGGGCCAGTCAGCTTCTTCCATCGCCGGAGCTCAAGCCCTTCATCATCACCATCGGCCCAGCAAGCCCAGATCCACGGCTGCCGTGATCTCGACCGGCATGAAAATTCACAACTACATCGAAAATGACCCCGACGCGGACCCTGCTGACGTCTTCACCGGTGAAGGACTCGCCGATTATATTTCTAACCTCCCCGACGAGTGCCTGGCTTACATTTTCCAGTCCTTGAGCTCCGGCGACCGGAAACGCTGCTCATTAGTGTGCCGCCGGTGGTTGTTAGTTGAGGGACAGAGCCGTCACCGGTTGTCGCTAAACGCCCAAGCGGAGCTGTTAACGTTTATACCCTCGATCTTCACGCGCTTCGATGCGGTGACGAAGCTCGCCCTCAAATGCGACCGCAGATCTGCTAGTATTGGTGATGACGCGCTGGTTTTGATCTCTCTCAAATGCAGGAAGCTCACGCGCTTGAAGCTACGGGCTTGCCGGGAACTCTCAGATGCCGGAATCGCCGAATTCACAAAAAATTGtaagaatttgaagaaactttcctgTGGGTCTTGTCACTTTGGTGCTAAAGGAATGAATGCTGTTTTAAATAATTGCGCTGGTCTCGAAGAATTGTCAGTAAAACGCCTACGTGGCATCACCGACGGGGCTGCCGCCGAGCCGATTGGTCCCGGGGTGGCCGCGGCCTCACTAAAGGTTATTTGTTTAAAAGAACTCTATAATGGGCAGTGTTTTGGGCCGATGATTATTGGGGCGAAGAATTTGAGGACCCTTAAACTGTTTAGATGCTCAGGTGATTGGGATAAGCTGCTGGAGGTTATAGCCGATCGAGTAGATGGGTTAGTCGAGGTGCATCTTGAGAGGCTTCAAGTGAGTGATGTGGGGTTGATGGCGATCTCAAATTGTTTGAATCTTGAAATATTGCATTTGGTTAAAACTCCCGAGTGTACTAATGAGGGTTTAAAGACTGTAGCTGAGCATTGTAAGCTTTTAAGGAAACTTCACATTGATGGATGGAAAACAAATAGGATAAGCGATGATGGGTTGATTGCTGTGGCAAAGAACTGTCCAAATGTGCAAGAGTTGGTGCTGATTGGTGTCAATCCTACTCGAATGAGTTTAGAGAAATTGGCTACTGGTTGTCTGAATTTGGAGAGATTAGCCTTGTGTGGGAGTGAGACTGTTGGTGATGCTGAGCTTTCGTGCATTGCCCAGAAATGTATTGCGTTGAAGAAGCTTTGTATAAAGAGTTGTCCTGTGTCAGATCACGGTATGGAAGCGTTAGCAGGTGGATGTCCCAACTTGGTTAAGGTTAAGGTTAAGAAGTGTAGGGCTGTCACTTCTGAAGGTGCAGATTGGTTGAGGGCCAGTAGGGGATCACTAGCAGTGAATTTGGATGCCACTGAACCAGAAAACATGGATGCAAGTGCTAGTGATAGTGGGGCTCAGGAAGGTGGTGGTGCTGAGAATCATCAGGTGGGTGGCCAAGGTGGTCGAGCTAATATTGCTTCAAGCAGCACTGGGAGGTCAACATCTTTTAAGGCGAGATTGGGACTATTGACAGGGAGGAGATTAGTATCTTGCACTTTCAGAAGGTGGTCGAGCTTTGGTGGTAGTTCACGAAATACTTAG
- the LOC113711134 gene encoding protein DCL homolog, chloroplastic, giving the protein MAAPLLRGLPLLRHRLHLHRRRLTLGSLSLRPWFTSVESIPPDDKTGPSTTTQTTTIPGLSARDSVANPRRSWDDPDYRKWKDKEAEILEDIEPVISLAKEIIHSNRYMDGERLTAEDEKTVIERLLAYHPHSEDKIGCGLDSIMVDRHPQFRHSRCLFVVRTDGGWIDFSYQKCLRAYIRDKYPSHAERFIKGHFKRSSS; this is encoded by the exons ATGGCTGCACCACTGCTGAGGGGCCTGCCACTCCTCCGTCACCGCCTCCACCTCCACCGCCGCCGCCTAACACTTGGTTCGCTCTCTCTCCGCCCGTGGTTCACTTCTGTGGAATCCATCCCTCCTGACGACAAAACTGGTCCTTCCACGACCACCCAGACCACTACCATTCCAGGACTGAGCGCCAGAGACTCAGTAGCAAACCCCAGAAGATCTTGGGACGACCCAGATTACCGAAAATGGAAAGACAAAGAAGCTGAAATACTCGAAGATATCGAGCCCGTAATTTCTTTAGCCAAAGAAATCATCCATTCTAACAG GTACATGGATGGTGAACGGCTAACTGCAGAAGATGAGAAAACTGTGATCGAGAGACTTCTTGCTTATCACCCTCATTCTGAAGATAAAATTGGATGTGGACTTGATTCAATCATG GTGGATCGGCATCCCCAATTTAGACACTCAAGGTGCCTCTTTGTCGTGAGAACTGATGGTGGATGGATTGACTTCTCCTACCAGAAGTGTCTTCGGGCTTATATTCGAGATAAGTACCCTTCTCACGCTGAAAGATTTATAAAAGGACATTTTAAGCGTAGCAGCAGTTAG
- the LOC113712999 gene encoding mannose-P-dolichol utilization defect 1 protein homolog 2 translates to MIEPKFLGLDFSCALSSLSNGQIPKKDCLLPLISKVLGYCIVAASTTVKLPQILKILKHQSIRGLSIVAFELEVIGYTIALAYCLHKGLPFSAYGELAFLLVQAIILVAIIYYFSQPLGMKTWIRALLYCAIAPTILAGRVDPILFEALYASQHAIFFFARVPQIVENCKNGSTGELSFLTSLMNFAGSMVRVFTSLQEKAPTSVVLGSAIGVVTNGTILSQIIIYQKPQPKKEKKTD, encoded by the exons ATGATTGAACCGAAGTTTCTTGGGTTGGACTTCAGCTGTGCATTGAGTTCCCTCAGCAATGGTCAAATCCCAAAAAAGGACTGTTTGCTTCCGCTGATATCCAAGGTTCTGGGCTACTGCATCGTAGCCGCCTCCACCACTGTCAAACTCCCTCAG ATACTCAAAATATTGAAACATCAAAGCATTAGAGGCCTAAGCATTGTCGCctttgaacttgaagtaattggaTATACAATTGCCTTGGCATACTGTCTTCATAAAGGGCTTCCATTTTCAGCCTATGGAGAGTTGGCATTTCTTTTAGTGCAAG CTATAATATTGGTTGCCATCATCTATTACTTCTCTCAACCTCTAGGAATGAAGACATGGATCAGGGCATTACT ATATTGTGCTATAGCGCCAACTATTTTAGCTGGTCGGGTTGACCCCATTCTCTTCGAGGCGTTATAT GCATCCCAGCATGCAATATTCTTCTTTGCCAGGGTCCCACAGATAGTTGAGAATTGTAAG AACGGCAGTACTGGTGAACTTAGCTTTTTGACTTCTTTGATGAATTTTGCAGGTTCCATGG TTAGGGTTTTTACCAGCCTCCAGGAGAAAGCTCCAACAAGTG TTGTTCTGGGTTCTGCTATCGGTGTGGTGACAAATGGTACCATCCTGAGTCAGATAATAATATATCAGAAGCCAcagccgaagaaagagaagaaaacggATTAG
- the LOC113711762 gene encoding cyclin-D3-1-like, with protein MNENLNLTITTALLQKKMAHQHQNEKQKFPFLLDALYCEEEHWEGLDKEDCFISNEEESRIDGKPPLLMEQDLFWGEEELCSLFNKEQENDLYNSLKRNPSLAGARTEAVEWMLKVTAFYSFSAPTAVLAVNYLDRFLFSFQSHNEKKLWMTQLAAVACLSLAAKVEETQVPLLLDFQVEESKYVFEAKTIQRMEILVLSTLEWKMNPVTPLSFLDFVTRRLGLKNHIYWEFLKRCEFLLLFIISDCRFMSYLPSVMATATMLHVIVSVEPCLGVEYQDQLLSILGINKDKVEECYRLISEVASAYHFHSSNKRKFRSVPGSPKGVMDLSFSSESSSNDSWSVAGASVSSSPEPLTKKSRAQAGQKEDQQQQHAQEQELDHATASDSIPG; from the exons ATGAATGAAAATCTGAATCTGACCATTACCACAGCGCTTCTCCAAAAGAAGATGGCTCATCAGCATCAAAATGAAAAACAGAAGTTTCCATTTTTATTAGATGCTTTGTACTGTGAAGAAGAGCACTGGGAAGGACTCGATAAAGAGGACTGTTTCATCAGTAATGAAGAAGAGAGCCGTATTGACGGTAAACCTCCATTGTTAATGGAGCAAGACTTGTTCTGGGGAGAGGAAGAGTTATGCTCTTTGTTCAACAAAGAACAAGAAAATGACTTGTACAATAGTCTCAAGAGAAATCCGTCTCTGGCTGGGGCTAGAACCGAGGCAGTTGAATGGATGCTAAAGGTCACTGCTTTTTACTCTTTCTCTGCTCCTACTGCAGTTCTTGCAGTCAACTATTTGGATCGGTTTCTCTTCAGCTTCCAATCCCACAATGAGAAGAAGCTTTGGATGACTCAACTTGCTGCTGTGGCTTGCCTTTCTCTTGCTGCCAAAGTTGAGGAGACTCAAGTGCCCCTCCTTTTGGATTTCCAA GTGGAAGAATCTAAATATGTATTTGAGGCAAAGACAATACAGAGAATGGAGATACTGGTTCTGTCCACTCTTGAGTGGAAAATGAACCCTGTGACCCCACtttcatttcttgattttgtgaCAAGAAGACTAGGATTAAAGAACCACATTTATTGGGAATTCCTTAAAAGATGCGAGTTCCTCCTTCTCTTTATCATTTCCG ATTGCAGATTTATGTCCTATCTTCCTTCTGTGATGGCCACTGCCACAATGCTGCATGTTATCGTCAGCGTAGAGCCCTGTCTTGGAGTAGAATACCAAGACCAACTCTTGAGCATTCTTGGCATCAACAAG GACAAAGTGGAGGAATGCTATCGGCTAATTTCAGAGGTGGCATCAGCCTATCATTTCCATTCATCCAACAAACGCAAGTTTAGATCAGTTCCTGGCAGCCCAAAAGGTGTTATGGACTTGTCATTCAGCTCTGAGAGCTCATCCAATGATTCTTGGTCAGTAGCAGgagcatcagtttcttcatcaccgGAGCCTTTGACTAAGAAGAGTAGGGCTCAGGCTGGTCAAAAGGAGGACCAGCAACAACAGCATGCACAAGAACAAGAACTTGACCATGCAACCGCATCAGATAGCATCCCCGGATAG
- the LOC140015449 gene encoding uncharacterized protein — protein sequence MGDGEVKTDVNREHRKTKLNSWHPPPLGVIKLNSDAAVEQKFRRIGWGVVARKEDGAVAGAWAGGARREGNPAVEEALAIREAVIKAKQRGWNKVEIQSDCKLMVDKLKDKNADDPITGTILADILLLSRSFEECYFSFVRREGNCVSHKLARFAISLKDEICWLDSFPTWLTCLAKTDVRAVAQTV from the exons ATGG GAGATGGGGAGGTCAAAACAGATGTTAATAGGGAACACCGAAAGACAAAATTGAATAGTTGGCATCCACCCCCTCTGGGGGTTATCAAGCTAAACTCTGATGCTGCTGTAGAGCAGAAGTTTAGGAGAATAGGTTGGGGAGTGGTGGCCAGAAAGGAGGATGGGGCGGTAGCAGGAGCATGGGCAGGAGGGGCAAGGAGGGAAGGGAACCCAGCAGTGGAGGAAGCATTAGCCATCAGAGAAGCTGTAATCAAGGCAAAGCAGAGGGGCTGGAACAAGGTGGAGATTCAATCAGATTGTAAACTGATGGTGGATAAGCTTAAGGACAAGAATGCTGATGACCCAATTACGGGTACTATCCTAGCTGATATTCTGTTGTTAAGCCGAAGTTTTGAAGAATGTTACTTCTCCTTTGTTAGACGGGAGGGTAACTGTGTCTCTCATAAGCTGGCAAGATTTGCCATAAGCTTGAAGGACGAAATATGTTGGTTGGATTCCTTTCCAACTTGGCTTACGTGTTTAGCCAAAACAGATGTAAGAGCAGTTGCTCAAACAGTGTAA